One stretch of Arachis hypogaea cultivar Tifrunner chromosome 20, arahy.Tifrunner.gnm2.J5K5, whole genome shotgun sequence DNA includes these proteins:
- the LOC112785706 gene encoding uncharacterized protein → MVQKRPFDAEEMLEVSFKHPKHAEPSDQLVSFSESVFPDDDCHTHMPQTSEGGCGQGSNEGIEKLAGESIGKGPRGAEDSEASFPVAWATSSTTEQVVKSESPVHLALFPEYFHSEPSVHVALFPEYFSPEKPFRTLARYEDIYSILIENPPRKLVSMGANHQADIPVWDSSVAIDRPNASEDVSNLGFPIGDEDEKRLMGTCIIPMPQMELSSDNDDVGKGRTNCWCEDRGSIRCVRQHIAEERERLLKEFGHEKFDELGFNDMGERVAEKWSAEEERLFHEVVFNNPVSLGKNFWHYLSIALPSRSKKEIVSYYFNVFMLRKRAEQNRNDALSIDSDNDEWQGSDGIDIATREEDEDDSVVDSPVDQNDIGFTSCHENDQVDYDDEFAADEICAVNGTVDLTERNIDDEDDSKYDAVSVGRSTVTNRFCPPIQPHDQTIHKDDENVKDETCTFSDAVVSSQETRAKSGAEGDQWCGNYNEVASNGYSNGHVLEPCDAKVWDPAFLSCSKSKIDFLPTCNMIEEIFGDGRRQDMRKG, encoded by the exons ATGGTGCAGAAGCGTCCATTTGATGCTGAGGAGATGCTCGAGGTTTCCTTCAAACACCCGAAACATGCAGAACCCAGTGATCAGCTTGTTTCATTTTCTGAATCTGTTTTTCCTGATGATGATTGCCACACCCATATGCCTCAAACTTCAG AGGGCGGATGTGGGCAAGGTAGTAATGAAGGTATTGAGAAGCTTGCTGGTGAAAGTATCGGTAAAGGCCCTAGAGGGGCCGAGGACTCTGAAGCTAGTTTTCCTGTAGCTTGGGCTACCAGTAGCACTACTGAACAAGTTGTCAAGTCAGAGTCACCTGTTCATCTTGCTCTTTTTCCTGAGTATTTCCATTCAGAACCATCTGTACATGTTGCTCTTTTCCCTGAGTATTTCAGTCCAGAGAAACCATTTAGGACGTTGGCTCGCTATGAGGACATCTATTCCATACTCATTGAAAATCCTCCTCGCAAACTTGTATCTATGGGAGCTAACCATCAGGCTGATATTCCAGTTTGGGATTCTTCGGTTGCTATTGACAGACCAAATGCCTCTGAAGATGTCTCCAATCTAGGCTTCCCCATTGGAGATGAAGATGAGAAAAGGCTGATGGGGACATGTATAATCCCAATGCCTCAGATGGAGTTGTCTTCTGACAATGATGACGTTGGAAAGGGCAGAACCAATTGTTGGTGTGAAGATAGAGGATCCATCAGATGTGTTAGACAGCATATagcagaagaaagagaaagacttTTGAAAGAGTTTGGGCATGAGAAGTTTGATGAATTGGGGTTCAATGACATGGGAGAACGTGTGGCAGAAAAATGGAGTGCAGAAGAAGAACGCCTATTTCATGAAGTTGTCTTCAATAATCCAGTATCCCTTGGCAAGAATTTCTGGCACTATCTCTCCATTGCTCTCCCTTCACGAAGCAAAAAAGAAATAGTTAGTTACTACTTTAACGTCTTCATGCTTCGAAAGCGGGCAGAGCAGAACAGAAACGACGCCTTGAGCATTGACAGTGATAATGATGAATGGCAAGGTAGTGATGGCATTGACATTGCAACTCGAGAGGAAGATGAGGATGACTCTGTTGTAGATTCTCCAGTCGATCAGAATGATATTGGTTTTACCAGCTGCCATGAAAATGATCAAGTTGATTATGATGATGAATTTGCTGCAGATGAAATTTGTGCTGTTAATGGAACCGTAGATTTGACCGAAAGGAAcattgatgatgaggatgattctAAATATGATGCTGTGTCTGTGGGGAGAAGCACTGTCACAAACCGATTCTGTCCTCCAATACAACCTCATGATCAGACTATTCACAAGGATGATGAAAATGTTAAAGATGAAACATGCACTTTTTCTGACGCCGTAGTGTCCTCACAGGAGACCAGAGCGAAGAGCGGTGCTGAAGGTGATCAATGGTGTGGTAACTATAATGAGGTGGCAAGTAATGGCTATAGCAATGGCCATGTGTTGGAGCCTTGCGATGCAAAAGTGTGGGATCCTGCATTTTTGTCTTGCTCTAAAAGTAAGATTGACTTCTTGCCCACTTGCAACATGATAGAAGAAATCTTTGGAGATGGAAGAAGGCAAGACATGAGAAAAGGTTGA